The genomic window AAGACCGCACCTTTCCCGAATGGGTTGCCCCGAGGGGGTCTGGGAAAGGGTGGCAAAACCCAAGGAGGTTAATATGGCTGTAGTTTCTATGAGAGACCTTTTGGAAGCTGGTGTCCACTTCGGACACTCAAAGGGCAGATGGAACCCCAAGATGGCACCCTATCTCTACGGTGTGCGTAACGGTATACACATCGTAGACCTCAACAAAACGGTGGTTTTCCTTGAGCAGGCGTATCACTTTATAGCGGACAGTGTGGCACAGGGTGCGGAGGTGCTCTTTGTGGGCACAAAAAAGCAGGCAAAGGATGTGATAAAGGAAGAAGCGGAAAGGGCTGGCGTACCATACGTGAACGAAAGATGGGTAGGTGGGCTTCTTACCAACTTTAGGACTGTCCGTAAAAGCATCCTTAAGCTCCATACCCTTGAGAGGATGGAAGCGGAAGGTGTCTTCGATGTGCTCCCCAAAAAGGAGGTAAGAGAACTAAAGAGAAAGATGGAAAGGCTCAGAAAGCTGTATGGTGGCATAGTAAACATGGAAAGGTTGCCCAGCATCATCTGGGTTGTGGACACAGTGAGAGAAGCCATAGCGGTCCAAGAGGCAAAGAAGCTGGGCATAACGGTGGTGGCGATAGCGGACTCCAACTGCGACCCAGACTTGATAGACTACCCTGTTCCAGGAAACGATGATGCCATAAAGTCTATAAAGCTCCTTACCTCAAAGATTGCGGATGCAGTGCTTGAGGGCAAGCAGAGAAGGGAAAGCCTTGGAGAGGCTGCAATTGAAGTGCCAAGGAGAAGGGTCATTGCGGTTGAGGAAGAAGAAAAAGTGCTCTTTGAGAAGGCTATGGAAATGTCCGAGAAATACGAATACATTGACAAAGGCGCAGAGGAGGAGTAAGCATGATAAGTGCGGAGATGGTAAAGACCTTAAGAGAGATGACCGGTGCAGGCATGTTAGAGTGCAAGAAGGCTCTGGAAGAAGCAGGCGGTGATATGGAAAAGGCAAAGGAAATACTCAGAATAAGAGGGCTCGCCAAGGCGGACAAAAAGGCAGGAAGGGAAACAAAGGAAGGCATAATCTACGCCTATGTTTCAGAAGATAGAAAAAGGGGAGTGCTTATAGAACTAAACTGCGAGACAGACTTTGTGGCAAAAAACGAACACTTTGTGGAGCTTGCCCTTAACATCGCAAAGCACATAGCAAGCATTCCAGAGAACAAGGATAGGGCAGGCACTGGTGAAGATATTGCAAGCCAAGCCTATGCACAGGACACAAACATAAGCGTAGGAGACCTCATAAAGTCCGCTATAGCCAAGATAGGAGAGAACATACAGCTGAGAAGGTTTGTAAGATACGATACCGAGGGATTTGTGCATGCCTATGTGCATGGCATAGGAAAGGTAGGCGTGCTTATAGACTACTTTGCTCCAAGCCTTAACGACCAAACCCTTAGGGTTGTGCAAGATGTGGCTCTTCAGATAGCCGCTATGAAACCTGAGTTTGTAAGCATAGAAAGCGTTGACCCTGAAGCCCTTGAAAGAGAGAGGAGGATACTAACAGAGCAGGCAAGACAAGAGGGCAAGCCAGAGAACATCATAGAAAAGGTGGTGGAAGGAAGGCTCAGAAAGTTTTATCAGGAAAAGGTGCTATTAGAACAGGCTTTCATAAAGGAAGAAAAGAAAACCGTGGGACAATACATAAAGGAAAGCCAGACAGGTGTGAAAATCAAACGTTTTGTAAGGTTTGAAGTAGGTGGTGTCTGATGGAGGAAGCACCTGTATACAAAAGGGTGCTTTTAAAGCTTTCTGGAGAGGCTTTTGCTGGTGAGCAGGATTTTGGTATAGACCCTAAGTTTCTTGAATATATAAGCCTTGAGATAAAAAGCCTTGTGGAAGTAGGAGTCCAAACCGCAGTAGTGATAGGAGGGGGCAATATCTTTAGGGGTATAGAAGGGCTTGAGATAGGTATAGACAGGGCAACGGGTGATTACATGGGTATGTTAGCAACGGTGATAAATGCTCTTGCCTTGCAATCTGCAATTGAGAGGATAGCACAAATTCCTACGAGGGTCTTGTCTGCTATAGAGATGAGGCAGGTGGCAGAACCCTACATAAGAAGAAGGGCTATAAGACATTTAGAAAAGGGTCGTGTGGTAATATTCGCTGCAGGGACAGGTAATCCCTTTTTCTCCACAGACACCGCAGGTGCTCTCAGAGCCATAGAGATAGGTGCGGACCTTCTTATAAAGGCTACAAAGGTAGATGGCATATACACCGATGACCCGCTGAAAAACCCAAAAGCTGAATTTATCCAAGAAATAGCCTATCTTGAGGCCATAAACATGGGTATTAGGGTTATGGACTACACTGCCATGACCCTCTGCAAGGAAAACAGGCTACCCATATTGGTTCTTAACATAAAGAAGCCAGGGAATCTACTGAGGGCTGTGATGGGTGAAAGGGTTGGGTCTTTGGTGAGGTAGGGGATGAGAAGAATACAAACATACACACAAGGAGGACAGCCATGATAGAGGATATTTTTAAAAGTGCGGAAGAGGATATGAAAAAGGCGGTAAACTACTTTAAGAACGAAACTGCAGGGCTAAGGACAGGTAGGGCAAGCACATCTCTTGTTGAAGAGCTAAAGGTAGAATATTATGGTTCAAAGGTGCCTCTTAAACAGCTTGGAAGTATAAGCGTAAGCGATGTAAACCAGCTAACCATCCAGCTTTGGGATGCCAATGCAGTCTCGGGTGTGGAAAAGGCAATAATGGAAAACTTAAACCTTACACCTCAAAGACAGGGCAATGTGCTAAGGATAACCCTACCACCTCTCACACAAGAAAGAAGAAAGGAGCTTGTAAGGATACTCCATAAAATGACAGAGGAGGCAAGGGTAGCGGTCAGAAATATAAGGAGAGACGCAAAGGAAATGCTTGAAGACCTTGAGGGAGTTTCTGAAGATGAGATAAAGAGAGCTTTAGAAAGGCTTCAAAAGCTCACGGACAAATACATAGAGGAGATAAACGCCATTGCAGAGGCTAAGGAGAAGGAGATAATGGGAGGATGAGGCTTTTTTCCAACACTATACTCCTTGACCCAGAGGAGCACAAAAACCTCAAGTGGCAATGCCTCAAAGGCAACTGTCCTCAAAGCTGTTGTCTTATTCCCGACAGGACCTTTGTGGTCCTTGAAGAGGTGCTTTCCCTCTCAAGACACTTTCCTGTGGTTATAAACATTGAGGTTGACGAAGGAGGAAAAGAGCAAAGGCTTCTTTGTGCATACTTTAGATTAAGGGAGGATAATAAGGGATGTATATATCTCAAAGATGGTGTAGGCTGTCTTTTAGAGGGGGAGAAACCCTACACCTGCAGACAGTATCCCTTTTTTATAAAGGGTGGCTATCTCGCTCTTGACCTTACCTGCCCTGGCTTTTCCGAGGTGGAAGGAGAGGCACTTTGGGAAGGTCAGCTTGTAAATTCCCGCTTTGAACGGGATTTTTATATCTACTCCCTTAGACTTGAGGAGGGGAAGGCTCAAACAGAGGATTTCCTTGACTTGCTTTTTGACCTCGGGTTGGTGGTTGGAGGCAGGGTAAGCTATGAGGGTGTTGAGGTGTCCTTTAACATGGTGGACGAAAAGAGGCTTTTTGAGCTTCCAGAAAATGCCTTAAAGGAGCTTTCAAAAAGGGGATACATAAGGATCATCTACGCTCACCTTAACTCATTGCAGAATTGGGAGCGCCTTATAAAAAGGTATATTAGCGGTTAGATAGTATAAAGATAAGGTCTCCAATCTCATCACGCTGGGAGAGTCTATTGGGCTGTGCCTTTTGCCTTTCAATCCCTGCGTAGGTTTTATTGGAATGTTCCAATCTTCTCGCAAAGAGAAACCTTTTGTTCCAATAGGGTTCATCTATCCTGTTTATTGTTATGCCGGTTTTTTCACTGGCATGCACGAACCTGCCATTTCCTATGTATATGCCTACGTGGGATGGGCCAGGTCTATAGGTAGTAAAGAAGAGAAGGTCTCCGGGCTTTAGGTCTTCAAGTCCTACCTGCACTCCCACACGGGACTGTTCTGCGGTGCTTCTTGGAAGCCTTACGCCGTTTACTTCAAAGACCCTCTGCACGAAGGCAGAGCAGTCCATTCTATAGAGTTCATTGGCACCGAATTTATAGGGTCTTTCCATATAGGTGAGTGCGGTAAGCACTATGTTTTCAGAAGTTGCAAACACAAAACTAAAACTCAGCATTAACCCCGCTATGCCTCCCCTCATGCCTTTTGAGTATATATTCTATTTTTTCCCTTGTCAAGTGTTTTAAAAACTCAAGCCAACCTTTCCAATATATGTCCTTGTAAGTTTTATCCCCTGTGAGCACACGGTAGAAATTTCTCAATGCGTAATCTTTTCCCATTTTGAAGGCAACCCTTTGAAATCTATAAGCAATTCTTGCTATCTTTCCTGCGTAAATAAGCTCTTCCGCCAATGGTTTCAGCATTAGTTCGTAGGCTTTTGTTGGTTCAGAAGGATTTTGTATTATGGCTTTCGCGAGGATTTTGCCTGCCCAAAGGGCGTAGTATATGCCTTCACCGAGTAGAGGGTCTGTCATATTGGCAGAATCTCCTGCGAGCAAAACTCTCTCCTTACCTATTTGAATGTCCTTTTTCCCTTCTGGAAAGGGTATATGCCAACCCTTTGGATGTTTAAAGTTTATGTTTTTACTGAGAGCGTAGTCCCTTAGGATTTCAAGCAGGTTTTCCCTTCCAGTGGTTGCAATGCCAAGGCTTATGCCATCACCATGAGGAAACACCCAAAGATAACCTCTACTTACCCATCCTACCTCAATTAAAACCTTATCCCTTAGACTACCCTCCGTAAACAGCTCAAGACTTCTGAAAAACTTTCTTTTCTTGTATCCAAGAAGTTCTGCGGTTTTAGAATGAAAGCCGTCCGCACCAATTAGATAGTCTGTGTAGAAGTTTCCTCTGCTTGTATAGACCTTGTATTGGTTTCCCTCCTTCTCAAAGCCTATAAACTCCCCAATAAGGAGCTCCGCACCAACTTCAAGAGCTTTTTGCACCAAAAAATGGTCAAACTCAGACCTATCAACTATGTAAGCAACCTCTCTGTTTACCTCCACCTCATACTCCTGCAGACCTCTATAGCCAAGTTTCCCAGAGTTTATCGTGTTTAGTATTAACCCTTTGTAGCCCTCTGGCAGAAGCCTTAGGGTTCTTGCGGACAAACAGCCCGCGCAGAGTTTAAACCTTGGAAGTTTCTCCTTTTCAACTATTAGGACCCTAAGACCAGATTTTGAAAGATGGTAAGCAGTGGAAGCCCCAGCGGGACCACCACCTACAACTACAGCATCGTAAAGCACATATAAAGTTTAACTCACTTACCGTAATACTTACTCAGATATTCAACCATCTTTTGAACATCTTCTTCTTTTATGGGTGCCCCAAAAACTTTTATCATCTTGTTTACAGTCGCTTCCCATCCCTTTTTGTCAAGGAATGGGGAGTTCATCTGTATGTAATCCAAGCTGTGGCATGCTACGCAATTGGCCTCAACAAGGTCTTTACCAGAACCGTTTTTTAGCTTTACGTTCTCGTCAAGGGCAAAGGTAAGGAGCGGAGTAGAAATAAGGATAAAAACAAGTTTTTTCATGGTATGTCCTCCTTATACAACTTTTATGCTGACCTTATGCACCACATTATGATGATAGCCTGCAGGGTTCCATATTAATTCAAAGGTTTGGGTTTGCCCTATGCTGTTTGTAGCCTTTACCATAAGTGTGTATTCACCTTTCTTCAACGGTTTGAAAGTGTAAGACCATTGTCTCCATGAGAATCTTCCATAGTCCCTACCCAGTTCTGCATCGTGCCATGTCTTCCCACCGTCGGTGGAAACCTCAACTTGTTTAATTACGTATCCTCCATCCCATGCTATGCCTTTTATTTCTATAGGCTCACCTCTTCTAAACACCTGGCCATCCTTTATATTGGTTATAAGGGAGTTAACCATAATTTCAGTTATAGGCGTATTTACATTGGTCTCCTGAGATACAAACCTATCCCTCATAGGAAATTTACCAAGAGGTAATCTATAGGCTGGGTTCATCCAAAAACCTTTGTATGCTGTGGATATTACATCTATGCTTATTAGGTGTTTTATCCAGTAAGTGGCAGTCCATCCTGGAACTACAAGTCTTGCTGGGAAGCCATTCCAATGGGGCAATGGCTCTCCGTTCATTTCGTAAGCTATTATGGTGTTTTCATCAAGAGCCTTCCATATGGGTATACTCTTTATGAAATCGGGCGTTTTTTCCGCTACTCCAGTATCTGCCCCGTCAAAAACTACTTCAAGGGCATTGGCTTTTAGACCAGCTTTATTCAGTATATCTTTTAACCTTACACCTTTCCATTTTGCATTACCCATTGCACCGTAACCCCACTGTATACCAGGTACGTGAGGTTTCATAAGTCCCCTTCTGTTTCCGGAACATTGACAAACGGCAACAACTTCCACTTGTTCAAACTTTGTCTTTAGGTCTTCAAGTGTAAGCTCATAGGGTTTTTCTATAGCATCACCACCTATCCTTAATCTCCAACTCTTTGCATCTACTTCTGGTATGTTTGAAAGGTGATACCTTACAAAAAATGCATCGTTTGGCGTAAATATTTCGTTAAAGTAGGATACTGGAGTTTCAAAGTTTGGAGGTCTGTAGGTTTTCTTAATTAAGGGCTTTTTCCCTGGTAAGGTTTCAAGTGTTTGAGATTCAAGTGTACCCTCTGGCAAGTCTTTTACCGCTGTGCCAAGGAGGTCTGGGTTAACAGAGGCAAACACATACTTGGGTAGCAATAAACCTCCTGCACTTAAAGCAAAGGAACCAAGAAGTTCCCTCCTGCTCAACATTTTCACACCTCCTTTTAGTTGTATAGATGGAGTTTAATATGCGTTTAAAAAGCTGTCAACGAATAAGATCTTATATGCTGATAAGAACAATTAATATCCTAATATCCTTATAAGATATAAACCTAAAACCTTAAAAGGCTTGCACCCCATGTGAGCCCGCCACCCATAGCGGTCAAAAGCACTAAATCCCCTCTTTTTAGCTTTCCTTCTTTGTATGCCTCACAGAGAGCTATAGGAATGGATGCAGCGCTTGTATTACCATATTTGTGTATGTTGGAATAGACCTTTTCCATAGACACACCAAGCCTTTCCGCAAGGGCTTGCATTATCCTTATGTTTGCCTGATGGGGGACAAGGAGGTCCACATCCTCTACGGAGAGACCCGCTCTTTGAAGAGCCTCTTCACACACCTCTGCCATGGCACGCACTGCCAGTTTAAAGAGCTCCTTTCCTTTCATCCTTATGTATCCACACCTTTCCGCATAGAGAATTTCCCAGTAGTTGCCGTCAGAACGCATCACAGAGGAGAGAATCTCACCCTCACCCTCGGAGCTAAGCACCACCGCTCCTGCACCATCACCAAAAAGAACGCATGTAGCCCTGTCTGTCCAATCCACTATTTGGGAGAGTTTTTCCGCACCCACTAAAAGCACAGTTTTAGCCCTTCTGGAGGATAGCATAGAACTTGCTATCTCAAGACCATACAGAAAGCCACTGCAGGCTGCGGATATATCAAAGGCGTAAGCCCTGTTTGCACCAAGCCTTGCCTGAAGAAGACAGGCACTTGCAGGAAAGCCAAGGTCTGGAGTAAGGGTCGCAAGGATTATGGCATCAATCTCTTGAGGGTCAATCTGCGCGGACTCTAAGGCTTCAAGGCTTGCCCTATAAGCCATATCTGTAAGGCTTTCTGAACCTGCTATCCTCCTTTCCTTTATACCCGTTCTTGTGGTAATCCAATCGTCGGAGGTATCCACCATCTTTTCAAGGTCAAAGTTGGTAAGCACCTTATCAGGCACATAATAACCCATGCCCCTTATGGTTATGCCCATTAGACCTTTACCTCTTGAGGAAGGAGTTTTTTCAAGTTCTCTGAGAGCCTTTCGTTAAAGTGATGGGTTAAAAACTCATTGGCAACCCTTATGGCGTTCTTTATAGCCTTTGCGTTTGCCCTTCCGTGGGTTATTATCACAGGCTTCTTAGCTCCAAGAAGGGGAATACCACCATACTCTGCGAAGTCCGCCTTTTTCTTAAAGTTGTTAAGGGCTGGTTTCATAAGAACAGCTCCCAGCTTTGCCAAAAAGCTCTTTTGCACCTCCTCCTTTATCATCTGAATCACCGCAAAGCCCAAGCTCTCACTGGCTTTGAGTATTACATTACCCACAAAACCATCGCACACTATCACATCAAAGGTTCCTGCGTATATGTCTCTTCCCTCAGCGTTTCCAAGAAAGTTTAGTTTGCTGGCTTTTAAGAGCGGATAAGTTTCTTTGACAAGCTCGTTGCCTTTGCCCTCCTCCTCTCCTATGCTTAGAATACCCACCCTTGGGTTTTTTATGCCTAATATCTCCTCCGCATAGGTGTGTCCTATAACTGCAAAGTGGAGCAGATGCGAGGGTTTACAGTCCACGTTTGCTCCCACGTCAATGAGAACCGTTTTACCTTTTGGATTAGGCAAGGCGACCGCTATGGCTGGTCTTTCAAGGTCAGGAATAGAGCCTATTACAAACTTGCCAACCGTTAGAACCGCACCCGTGTTTCCCGCAGAGACAAGACCCTCCGCCTTGCCCTCTCTTACCAACATGCCTGCCACATAAAGAGAGGAGTTTTTCTTTCTCAAGACATTAGAGGGTGCCTCGTGCATCTGCACCACATCCCCTGCATGAACTACCTGCAGACCGTCAAACTTCTCCCTTTCAAGGACTTGTCTTATTTTTTCTTCGTCCCCTACGAGGATGCTTTCAAGACCAAGCTCCTTGTAGGCAAGAATACAACCCTTTACTATCTCCTCGGGGGCGTAGTCCCCTCCCATACAGTCAACTGCTATTTTTGTCATGAAGTCTTAAGAACTTCCCTACCCTTGTAGTATCCACAATACGGGCAAGCTCTGTGTGGCATCATAAGCTCACCACAGTTAGGGCAGGTGGCAAGGGATAAAGAACTCAGTTTTGCGAAAAAATTCTGTGCTCTCCTTTGGTCTCTTCTCCACCTTGAGGTTTTTCTCTTTGGAACTGCCATCTTATAGCCTCCATAAGGTCTTAGTGGGAATTGTATTATAACACATTCGCCTTTTTGAGAAGGTCACCAAGGGTGGTGGTTTTTTCCTCAAGGTTTTCATAGAATCCCGCACTACAGTCAGGACTGCAAAGGGGCTTTGTGGGTATGCTAAGTATTATCTGCTCTCTCACAAGCTCTGTGAGGTCAAAGAACTCTTCATCCTCAAAGAAGGAAACATCAAGCTCTGAAGGCTTTAGATATAGCACGTCCTTAGTAGGATATGGCTCTATCCTAATGGACTCACTCCTACCTATGTCCTTATGGAACACAGTCAGACATCTGCTACACTCAAGCACCACATAACCTTCAATCTCCATGTTTACCCTATATCCACCCTTTTCCTTGGTTATCTCCACATAAACGCTCACAGGCTCTCTTATTTCACCAAGGTCTGGAGGTAGCTTTAGGTCTTCTGGCTTGAAAACATAGCTCTGGGAGAACCTGTTTTTTGTTTTGAATATCTCTTTGAGGTTTAGCTTTACCATAATGGTTTAAAATATCTCAAGGCTGAGGAAATTTCAAGGAGGTCATTATGAAGCTTGTAGCCATTGGAGGAGGAACGGGGCTTTCAACACTTTTGAGGGGGCTAAAAGAGAAGGTGGGAAAAGAGATTGAAGACCTCTCTGCCATAGTCACGGTGGCGGACAGTGGAGGAAGCACGGGAAGGCTCAGAAAAATATACAACATGCCAGCACCGGGAGACATAAGAAACTGCATTGTTGCTCTTTCGGAGAGCGAGGAGATAATGCAAAAACTTTTTCAGTTTAGGTTCAAAGGTGGAGAGCTTGAGGGTCATGCCTTTGGAAACCTTTTCCTTGTGGCTCTTACAGAGATAACAGGTAGCTTTATGCATGCGGTAAACATAGCCTCACAGATACTGAGGACAAGGGGAGAAATAATACCTGCAACCCTTGAAAGCGTTCAGCTTTGTGCAGAGTTTAGCGACGGGAAGCTCCTCTGTGGAGAAGAGGATATAACCGAGTATGGAAAGCACGACGGAGTGAGGATTAAAAGTATATGGATAGAGCCAAGGGAGGCAAAAGCACCCATAGATGCTATTGCAAAGATAGAGTCTGCGGATGTGATAGTTTTTGGTCCTGGGAGCTTATATACGAGCATAATCCCTAACCTACTCATTCAAGACATAAGGGAAGCGGTAAACCATTCCTTAGCCCTAAAGGTTTTTGTGGTAAACGCTATGACCCAGCCTGGAGAAACCGACAGCTTTACCGCCTATGACCACATAAAGACCTTTAAAGAGTATACGGGCATTGAAAGGATAGATGTGGCTGTGATAAACACAAAAATGCCATCAAGTTCTGTTTTGAAGAGGTACTTGGAACAAAAGCAAGAACCCGTAGTGCCAGATGTGGCAAGGATAGCAAAGGAAGGTATAGAAGTATATACAGAGGACCTAATAGGCGATAAGGACGACTTTGTAAGGCACGACCCACACAGGCTTGCAGACCTTATAGTGGAAATATACAAAAAGCATGGCGTATTTTCTTAACTTTGACATTTCAAGGCTTTCTGTAGAAGAAGCTAAGGTGGTGATTTGTGGTAGTGGCATCGCAGGACTTACCAGTGCCATAGTTTTAAAGGAGCTTGGCATAGAGCCTGTTGTCCTCACAAGGGGGATAGGAAACACCTACTACTCTCAAGGTGGCATTGCCTGTGCCCTTGACCCAAAGGACAGTCCATACCTTCATATGCTTGATACTCAAAAGGCAGGAAGGGGGCTATGCAAAGAGGAAACCCTCAAAATTCTCGTGGACGAAGGCATTCAAAGAATGGCAGACCTCAAAAGGTGGGGTGTGGTCTTTGACGAGGAGACCACCATAGAGGGAGGTCATTCCTTTCCAAGAGTCTATAAGGTAAAGGACTATACGGGCAAAGCCATATACCAAGCCTTGTGGAAGAGGGCTCAAAGCTTAGGCATTAGGGTAATAAGGGGAGAGTTAGAGGAAATCCTTGGAGAGGAAAGGGTAGAAGGGCTTGTTTACCATGAGGGGCAAAGCCTTAGAGTTATAAAAACACCTGCCATCCTTTTGGCAACGGGCGGTTCCGCAAGCATGTTTTTGCATACCTCTAACCCAGTAAAGGTAAGAGGAGACGCACTGGGCATAGCACTAAGGAAGGGCGTAAAACTAATTAACCCAGAGTTTGTGCAGTTTCATCCCACAGTGGTGAAAAACACCAGCATACTCATCTCAGAAGCAGTAAGAGGAGAGGGTGCTATTTTGGTGGATTCCAAAGGTGAGAGGTTTGTGGAGGAACTCCAGCCAAGAGATGTGGTAGCAAGGGCGATATACAAAAAGCTAAGACAAGGACAAGAGGTTTTCCTTGACCTAAGACCCATAAAAGCCAAAGGAGTAGACCTCTCCAAGAGGTTTCCCACCATATACTCCATGCTAAGGGAAGCAGGCTACAACCCAGAAACCCAACCCATCCCCATCACACCCGCATCTCACTACTTTATAGGTGGCATTGAGGTAGACAGCTATGGAAAAACCACCTTTGAAGGTCTCTATGCGGTAGGAGAATGTGCCTGCACGGGCGTGCATGGGGCAAACAGACTTGCCTCTAACTCCTTGCTTGAGGGCTTGGTTTTTGGATACAGAACCGCCTACAGAATTTTTCATGACCTTTCCTTTTTGAAAAAGCCAAAGGAGACCTATTACAAAAACAAAAGGGAAGGGCAAAAAGACCCACCTTACACCTTTGAAGACCTGAGAAGGCTTATGTGGGAAAACTGTGGACTGGAAAGGGAAGAGACCTCTCTCAAACAGGCACTTGAAAAGCTAAGCACATGGCTACAAACATGGAAAGACTGGAAACCCACCATAGAAAACCGCCAGCTTTTTGACATAAGCCTAACCGCTATGGCTACCCTTAGCTGTGCTCTTTGGAGAAGGGAAAGCAGAGGCGTGCACTATAGGGTGGATTATCCTTTTGAGAGAGAGGAGTTTAGAAGGGATAGCCTTTTTACTCCTCGTTTTCTTATGTTGGGAGAGTAGTCCTTTTTACAGGTCTTTGAGAGTTTCTATTTTTTGTCTTTAAAAGTTTTTACCCCTCACGGTGGGTTTAAAACCAAAGAAATAGAGGAGGCACAGGAAGTGCTGACAAAGTCGCCATCCCTCACGGTGGGCTTAAAACCGTTGCCATACCAACACCAAAGGACGCCCAGAAAAGGTCGCCATCCCTCACGGTGGGCTTAAAACTTACAATAGGGTTTTGCTCTCCCTCCTTGTAAACTTCAGTCGCCATCCCTCACGGTGGGCTTAAAACCGTCAAAGGCTGGATAAGGTTTAGAAAGCCTCTCACTAAAGGTCGCCATCCCTCACGGTGGGCTTAAAACCTCAAACCTACACACAAAGAAAAGCAAGAAATATCAAGCATTTTATTAGGGTAGCACCCCTCTCAAGTGAAGGTAGTTTGCCAAAAGTGTCAGGTCCTGCAAGGTTGAGTGTGGTATTGTCAAATTTAAACCCCTAAGAGACAAGGCTTTGAAGCATCTGTCATCAAAACATCAAAGCATCATTGCATCTCTATGCTAAAACATAAAAGCATAAGGGCATTAAAATATAACCTACGAAAGACAATCCTCACAAAAGGCAAAAATTCAAGAAAAGCATCATATCTCTACCCTATCACCTTTGAGAAAACCCACAGGTCAGAAAGACTATAGGGAAAGACCGCCACAGTGGAAGTTAACAAACAGAGACCTGTCAAAGCCTTTTAGTCAATACTACCCCCTCAACTTCAAGGAACAAAAACCCTATTCAACTGCCAAAATGTCAAGGGAGGCAAAGCTCCCACAAAATGCCTTGGGATTATTATAGCTCAAAACCTCTTCCATATCAATCCAACACAAAAACAAAGGGGATGCTATAATAAAAAATTCATGGAGGCAAAGCTAAGTAAATACTACAGGGATATAGACATAAGGGAACTGGGTAGGCTCTTTGAGGAAAAGCTCAGAAGGGTCTCTCCCACTATGGAGTATGTGAGAAACCTTATACTTGATGCCAAAATGCTCTATAGGATACTCTCTGACGAGGAGTTTGACCTAAAGGAAGAAGCCAAAAGGGACTTTGTGTCCGCACTCTTATACTTTATAGAAGACAAGGACTCCATACCTGACCGCATACCCATGATTGGATACTGGGATGACTATAAGCTCGTAAGATATGTAAAGGAAAAGCACAAGGAAGAGATAAACCGCTACTTCTCACAGGTTAAGCACTTTATAGCCAACTACTTCTAATGGTGGGCTTTCTGCTCTATAGGCTTTTTCAGGCTTT from Hydrogenobacter sp. T-8 includes these protein-coding regions:
- the rpsB gene encoding 30S ribosomal protein S2, giving the protein MAVVSMRDLLEAGVHFGHSKGRWNPKMAPYLYGVRNGIHIVDLNKTVVFLEQAYHFIADSVAQGAEVLFVGTKKQAKDVIKEEAERAGVPYVNERWVGGLLTNFRTVRKSILKLHTLERMEAEGVFDVLPKKEVRELKRKMERLRKLYGGIVNMERLPSIIWVVDTVREAIAVQEAKKLGITVVAIADSNCDPDLIDYPVPGNDDAIKSIKLLTSKIADAVLEGKQRRESLGEAAIEVPRRRVIAVEEEEKVLFEKAMEMSEKYEYIDKGAEEE
- a CDS encoding geranylgeranyl reductase family protein, which translates into the protein MLYDAVVVGGGPAGASTAYHLSKSGLRVLIVEKEKLPRFKLCAGCLSARTLRLLPEGYKGLILNTINSGKLGYRGLQEYEVEVNREVAYIVDRSEFDHFLVQKALEVGAELLIGEFIGFEKEGNQYKVYTSRGNFYTDYLIGADGFHSKTAELLGYKKRKFFRSLELFTEGSLRDKVLIEVGWVSRGYLWVFPHGDGISLGIATTGRENLLEILRDYALSKNINFKHPKGWHIPFPEGKKDIQIGKERVLLAGDSANMTDPLLGEGIYYALWAGKILAKAIIQNPSEPTKAYELMLKPLAEELIYAGKIARIAYRFQRVAFKMGKDYALRNFYRVLTGDKTYKDIYWKGWLEFLKHLTREKIEYILKRHEGRHSGVNAEF
- a CDS encoding c-type cytochrome, producing MKKLVFILISTPLLTFALDENVKLKNGSGKDLVEANCVACHSLDYIQMNSPFLDKKGWEATVNKMIKVFGAPIKEEDVQKMVEYLSKYYGK
- a CDS encoding C40 family peptidase; amino-acid sequence: MLSFSFVFATSENIVLTALTYMERPYKFGANELYRMDCSAFVQRVFEVNGVRLPRSTAEQSRVGVQVGLEDLKPGDLLFFTTYRPGPSHVGIYIGNGRFVHASEKTGITINRIDEPYWNKRFLFARRLEHSNKTYAGIERQKAQPNRLSQRDEIGDLIFILSNR
- the tsf gene encoding translation elongation factor Ts, whose translation is MISAEMVKTLREMTGAGMLECKKALEEAGGDMEKAKEILRIRGLAKADKKAGRETKEGIIYAYVSEDRKRGVLIELNCETDFVAKNEHFVELALNIAKHIASIPENKDRAGTGEDIASQAYAQDTNISVGDLIKSAIAKIGENIQLRRFVRYDTEGFVHAYVHGIGKVGVLIDYFAPSLNDQTLRVVQDVALQIAAMKPEFVSIESVDPEALERERRILTEQARQEGKPENIIEKVVEGRLRKFYQEKVLLEQAFIKEEKKTVGQYIKESQTGVKIKRFVRFEVGGV
- the frr gene encoding ribosome recycling factor, which codes for MIEDIFKSAEEDMKKAVNYFKNETAGLRTGRASTSLVEELKVEYYGSKVPLKQLGSISVSDVNQLTIQLWDANAVSGVEKAIMENLNLTPQRQGNVLRITLPPLTQERRKELVRILHKMTEEARVAVRNIRRDAKEMLEDLEGVSEDEIKRALERLQKLTDKYIEEINAIAEAKEKEIMGG
- a CDS encoding SapC family protein, with the protein product MRLFSNTILLDPEEHKNLKWQCLKGNCPQSCCLIPDRTFVVLEEVLSLSRHFPVVINIEVDEGGKEQRLLCAYFRLREDNKGCIYLKDGVGCLLEGEKPYTCRQYPFFIKGGYLALDLTCPGFSEVEGEALWEGQLVNSRFERDFYIYSLRLEEGKAQTEDFLDLLFDLGLVVGGRVSYEGVEVSFNMVDEKRLFELPENALKELSKRGYIRIIYAHLNSLQNWERLIKRYISG
- the pyrH gene encoding UMP kinase, which gives rise to MEEAPVYKRVLLKLSGEAFAGEQDFGIDPKFLEYISLEIKSLVEVGVQTAVVIGGGNIFRGIEGLEIGIDRATGDYMGMLATVINALALQSAIERIAQIPTRVLSAIEMRQVAEPYIRRRAIRHLEKGRVVIFAAGTGNPFFSTDTAGALRAIEIGADLLIKATKVDGIYTDDPLKNPKAEFIQEIAYLEAINMGIRVMDYTAMTLCKENRLPILVLNIKKPGNLLRAVMGERVGSLVR